The Bacteroidota bacterium DNA segment GCTCCCGGAATAATAAGTGTTGCACTATTATTTTTATTGAAAGAAAAAAAAACCATTGAACCACCACAAAAAAAACCGGGGCTTCTTGAGTTTTTAAAATATGTGCGACATGCCGATCCGGCATATAAAAAATTATTAGGTGGATTATTATTATTTGCATTATTTAACAGCACCGATATTTTGTTATTGTTGAAAATGAAACAATCAGGAATGGAAGATACTTTGGTTATCGGCATTTATATTTTTTATAATCTGGTGTATGCAATATTTTCTTTTCCTGCCGGAATACTTGCTGATAAAATTGGAATAAAAACAACTTTTATTGCAGGACTTTTTATTTATGCACTGGTGTATTTCGGTTTTGCTTTCTTAAATGTGCCCGGTATTTTCTGGATACTTTTCTTTTTATATGGCGTGTATGCCGCAGCAACGGAAGGGATAAGCAAAGCATGGATTTCCTTAGTAGCACCAAAACAAGAAACAGCAACTGCATTGGGTGCTTATGGTGCGCTTAATAGTATTTGTGCATTTGTAGCCAGCAGCCTTGCGGGATTAATATGGTTTACTGTTAATGCAGAATGGGCATTCGGATTAACCGCTGTTGTAAGTGTTATAGTAATTCTTTATTTTATAAAACTGCGTCCTCCTCAACAATTTGCAAGCACATGATAATCTCTACAATCCATTAAAAGTTTGTTACTTAGCACAGCTATACTATCATGCAATTACCAGGGTACTTAAAACTCTTAGATAAGCGAACAACTATTAATCTGATATTACGGGGACTTTCACTCACCGGTAAGTTCTTGTTTGTAATATTTTTAGCTAAACATGTTACCACCGAGCAATTAGGGGAATGGGGTATTTTCAGCACTTCCATTGCATTATCATTATATCTAGTTGGTTTAGATTTTTACACTTATTCCACTCGTAGTATATTAGAATATCCAGAGGAAGAACGAGGTGCTTTATTGCGCAATCAATTTGTGTTTTATATTATCAGTTATATCATTTTATTTCCACTGATGAGTTTATTATTTTTTTTCGGTGTGATTGAAATGAAATTCATATTATTCTTTTATATCATTCTCATATTCGAACATTTAGCGCAAGAGAGCTATCGCACTTTCGTTGTTTTTTCAAAACCACTGATTGCTAATATTATTTTATTTCTGCGCACCGGTTTATGGGCGTTTATTCTGGTGTTATTATGGAGTGCCGGATATGATAATTTCAAACCACTTAAAATAATTTTCCTGTTTTGGACCAGTGGGGGAATTATGGCCATGACTGTATCTATTTATTTCTTTTCGAAATTCAAATTCAAATCCTTTAAAAATATTCCTATTGACTGGCAATGGATTCGAAGAGGTGTTAAAGTAAGTCTGTTGTTTTTTGTCGGCACTATCGCATTTAAACTTATTGATTTTGCCGACAGATATTTTATTGATTACTATCATACAAAAACAGATGTAGGTATCTATACATTTTATTCCAGCATGGCAAATCTGGTTGAAATAATAGTACATACCGCAGTTGTAATTGTTTTTTCTCCCAGATTAATTGAAAACTTCCATCACTCAAATTATGATTACAGAATAACGCAATCAAAGTTTACAAAACAGATGGCCTTGTTCACTGTATTAGCTGCTATCCTTTTACTGATTATCATTTATCCCATCATTTTATTTTTAGATAAAAATGAATTCCTTCAGCAGTTCGATGCATTTATAATTTTAGTGATTGCAGAAATGATATTTAATGCTACACTTATTTTCCATTATATTTTATATGTGCGCAAACATGATATTGCAATTGTAAAAGCTACCGTTGCTGCTGCGGTATTTAATATCCTGTTGAATTTTATTTTAATCCCGCAATTTTCAATTCTTGGTGCAGCGATAGCAAGCGCACTTAGCTTCTTTTTATTGCTATTGGGAAAAATGTATTATTCACGAGAATTTCCTGAGGCACGCAGAATTATTTTTCTGAAATTTAGAAAACGTAAAAGCAACTGATGTTTCACTTTTTCAAACGTTGGTACAATTACTTTTTCACCGGTAACTCAGGCTTTAAACGCTATGCAACAAATACCGGGTGGCTGCTGGGTGCCCGTGCAATCCAAATGCTGGTTGCACTTATTATCGGTGCAATGGTTGCCCGCTATTTAGGTCCGCAACAATTCGGTATCTATAATTATGTAATTAGTTATGTTGCTATATTCTCAGTGCTGGCTTCATTAGGTACCAACAATATTTTAGTAAAAGATTTGCTGAACGATCCGGATAAAAAAAACATGTTGATGGGCAGTGGCCTTTTTATTCGTTTTGCAGGTAGCATTTTAGCTTCTGTACTTATAATTATTGCTTCCTCTTTCACCGAAGAAGATAATGCAATGCGTTGGCTTTTATTTCTTGCATCGTTGCAACCAATTATCAGATCTTTTGAAGTAATCAATTTATATTTTCAGGCAAAGGTTGTTTCAAAGTTTACAGTTATTGCACAACTCATTTCACTTACTTGTATTAGTATATTAAAAATCTATCTTGTAGTAAATGAATTCCCCCTAATATATTTTATTTATTTATTTGCAATTGATTCCGCAATTGTAGGAAGCATACTATTAATATTTTATCGCCGCATGGGAAATAGTGTGCGCTCCATGCAATTTTCAATACCAATAATTCGCAGTTTAATAGGACGTTCCTGGCCATTAATATTTTCCGGTATGCTCACCACTATTTATTTAAAAGTTGATCAGGTGATGTTACAACACATGTTGGATGATACCGCTGTTGGTTTGTATGCAGCAGCTGTTAAAATTTCAGAAGCATGGATTACAATTCCCTGGATTCTCAGCGGCTCTTTATATCCTGCATTAGTTAATGCGCATAAGGAAAATAATACGCTATTTATGAATCGCATACGTCAGATGTATATCTTACTTATTGTTGTTGCACTTTCGGTAATAATTCCTGTAAGTATATTCTCAAAATTCATTATCCTTTTTATTTTTGGTGGTGAATACAGTGGCTCTTTTTCTACTTTACAAATACATATTTTCAGCAGCCTATTTATCTTTTTTGGATCAATTAGTAATCGTTGGTTAATATTAGAAAACAACCAACGCTATTGGATGATAAACTCTGCCATTGGCGCCATCGCCAATATTGTATTGAATATGTATTTAATTCCAATATACGGTATTAATGGTGCTGCAATGGCTACTTTAATATCATATGCATTTGCCTATTATTTTGCGTATGCAATTCCAAAGGCTACCCGTAAAATTTTTATTGAGCAAAATAAAAGTTTACTAAGGGTAATTCTTATCATTCCCGCAATACGAGAATTGAAAAAAATAAAATTCAGATAATAGCTAAAAATATTTCATAGACTAATAAATGAATTCTCTTCTATAGTTACACCAATAATTACAATTCAATTTGGCAACTTTGCAGAAATTTAATTGCTATGCAGATTTTCAAAC contains these protein-coding regions:
- a CDS encoding flippase, which codes for MFHFFKRWYNYFFTGNSGFKRYATNTGWLLGARAIQMLVALIIGAMVARYLGPQQFGIYNYVISYVAIFSVLASLGTNNILVKDLLNDPDKKNMLMGSGLFIRFAGSILASVLIIIASSFTEEDNAMRWLLFLASLQPIIRSFEVINLYFQAKVVSKFTVIAQLISLTCISILKIYLVVNEFPLIYFIYLFAIDSAIVGSILLIFYRRMGNSVRSMQFSIPIIRSLIGRSWPLIFSGMLTTIYLKVDQVMLQHMLDDTAVGLYAAAVKISEAWITIPWILSGSLYPALVNAHKENNTLFMNRIRQMYILLIVVALSVIIPVSIFSKFIILFIFGGEYSGSFSTLQIHIFSSLFIFFGSISNRWLILENNQRYWMINSAIGAIANIVLNMYLIPIYGINGAAMATLISYAFAYYFAYAIPKATRKIFIEQNKSLLRVILIIPAIRELKKIKFR
- a CDS encoding polysaccharide biosynthesis C-terminal domain-containing protein is translated as MQLPGYLKLLDKRTTINLILRGLSLTGKFLFVIFLAKHVTTEQLGEWGIFSTSIALSLYLVGLDFYTYSTRSILEYPEEERGALLRNQFVFYIISYIILFPLMSLLFFFGVIEMKFILFFYIILIFEHLAQESYRTFVVFSKPLIANIILFLRTGLWAFILVLLWSAGYDNFKPLKIIFLFWTSGGIMAMTVSIYFFSKFKFKSFKNIPIDWQWIRRGVKVSLLFFVGTIAFKLIDFADRYFIDYYHTKTDVGIYTFYSSMANLVEIIVHTAVVIVFSPRLIENFHHSNYDYRITQSKFTKQMALFTVLAAILLLIIIYPIILFLDKNEFLQQFDAFIILVIAEMIFNATLIFHYILYVRKHDIAIVKATVAAAVFNILLNFILIPQFSILGAAIASALSFFLLLLGKMYYSREFPEARRIIFLKFRKRKSN
- a CDS encoding MFS transporter, with product MRLKYITRPVLVLSAVSLFTDMASEMLYPVMPVYLESIGFSILLIGVLEGVAETTAGLSKGYFGQVSDLTQKRLPFVRLGYLLSAVSKPMMAAFTYPLWIFFARTTDRFGKGLRTGARDAMLSDASTRETKARIFGFHRGMDTLGAVLGPMIALIYLYFFPGQFTALFLIAFAPGIISVALLFLLKEKKTIEPPQKKPGLLEFLKYVRHADPAYKKLLGGLLLFALFNSTDILLLLKMKQSGMEDTLVIGIYIFYNLVYAIFSFPAGILADKIGIKTTFIAGLFIYALVYFGFAFLNVPGIFWILFFLYGVYAAATEGISKAWISLVAPKQETATALGAYGALNSICAFVASSLAGLIWFTVNAEWAFGLTAVVSVIVILYFIKLRPPQQFAST